A genomic segment from Bombus affinis isolate iyBomAffi1 chromosome 13, iyBomAffi1.2, whole genome shotgun sequence encodes:
- the LOC126923199 gene encoding pre-mRNA-splicing factor Syf2 — translation MDNENANNEKSLAEKHAERMKRLRELHVKRNEARQQNHKEVIEEDKRSKLPSNWESRKRQAEWIVQDEAARKAAQEKGEDYERTKLLHIDATEAERIARKKKNRKNPDPGFSDYEQAAIRQYNRLVKNIKPNMDSYDETKEKLGPAFYGDRNTILHGLHEDKKEAVDKMVEDLEKQIAKRERYSRRRMHNDDADIDYINERNAKFNQKLERFYGEYTRETKLNLERGTAI, via the exons ATGGATAACGAGAATGCGAACAATGAGAAATCATTGGCGGAGAAACACGCCGAGAGAATGAAACGCTTGCGGGAACTGCACGTGAAAAGG AACGAGGCCAGACAGCAAAATCACAAAGAAGTTATAGAGGAAGATAAAAGGAGTAAGCTTCCTTCGAACTGGGAATCGCGTAAAAGGCAAGCAGAATGGATCGTTCAAGATGAAGCTGCGAGAAAAGCAGCTCAAGAAAAG GGAGAAGACTACGAGAGAACGAAATTACTTCACATTGATGCGACAGAAGCGGAACGTATagcaagaaagaaaaaaaatagaaagaatccAGATCCAGGTTTCTCGGACTACGAACAAGCAGCTATTAGGCAATACAACAGGCTGGTGAAAAATATCAAACCAAACATGGATTCGTACGACGAGACTAAAGAAAAATTAGGGCCGGCCTTCTACGGAGATAGAAACACTATATTACACGGTCTTCATGAGGATAAGAAAGAAGCTGTTGACAAAATGGTGGAAGACTTGGAGAAACA GATCGCGAAGAGAGAGAGATATAGTAGAAGAAGAATGCACAATGACGACGCTGATATCGATTACATCAACGAACGCAATGCTAAATTCAATCAGAAATTAGAGAGGTTCTATGGGGAATATACGCGCGAAACGAAGCTAAACTTGGAACGGGGTACAGCTATATAA